One genomic segment of Ictalurus punctatus breed USDA103 chromosome 12, Coco_2.0, whole genome shotgun sequence includes these proteins:
- the LOC108273363 gene encoding CD209 antigen-like protein E isoform X1 — translation MDTYENCDFSKRNNSENCNSPTDEETEDDYENTQQWRPKPGQCTVRFDYKIIILVLGLLLMLGALTSLCAIGILYHRKVVSSEKLSEKYKNATATLMVLEDKANETEQLYEMLKMKYQEVHERLSACNANQSCKLCEEGWKSLGLKCYHFSTEKLNWTQSRDYCVEKGGHLVIITSQTEQNFASSQIGETHWIGLNDLETEGKWMWVNNQPLKETDVKFWYSAPEGPNEPDNWKMEDPSGENCAALGDANGNIHKWFDASCKKIKKCICEK, via the exons ATGGACACTTATGAAAATTGTGACTTCTCCAAAAGGAATAACAGTGAAAACTGTAATTCTCCAACAG ACGAAGAAACAGAGGATGATTACGAGAATACGCAGCAATGGCGTCCAAAGCCAGGACAATGCACCG TCAGATTTGACTACAAGATCATTATACTTGTTCTTGGTCTTCTCCTAATGCTGGGTGCTTTAACGTCACTCTGTGCTATAGGGATCTTGT ATCACAGAAAAGTTGTTTCCAGTGAGAAACTAAGTGAGAAGTATAAGAATGCCACAGCCACACTGATGGTGCTAGAAGACAAAGCCAATG AGACAGAACAACTGTATGAAATGCTGAAGATGAAGTATCAGGAAGTTCATGAACGTCTCTCTGCATGTAATg CTAATCAAAGCTGTAAACTTTGTGAGGAAGGATGGAAGTCACTTGGTTTAAAGTGTTATCACTTCTCCACTGAGAAACTGAACTGGACACAGAGTCGAGATTACTGTGTGGAGAAAGGAGGTCACCTGGTGATTATAACCAGCCAAACTGAACAG AATTTTGCATCTTCACAAATTGGAGAAACACACTGGATTGGCCTGAATGACTTGGAGACTGAGGGAAAGTGGATGTGGGTGAACAACCAGCCCTTAAAGGAGACGGATGTAAA GTTCTGGTATAGCGCTCCAGAGGGACCAAATGAGCCTGATAACTGGAAAATGGAGGACCCTTCTGGAGAGAACTGTGCTGCTCTGGGGGATGCAAATGGTAACATACATAAATGGTTTGATGCGTCTtgtaaaaagataaaaaagTGTATCTGTGAAAAGTGA
- the LOC108273363 gene encoding C-type lectin domain family 6 member A isoform X2 gives MDTYENCDFSKRNNSENCNSPTDEETEDDYENTQQWRPKPGQCTVRFDYKIIILVLGLLLMLGALTSLCAIGILYHRKVVSSEKLSEKYKNATATLMVLEDKANETEQLYEMLKMKYQEVHERLSACNGWKSLGLKCYHFSTEKLNWTQSRDYCVEKGGHLVIITSQTEQNFASSQIGETHWIGLNDLETEGKWMWVNNQPLKETDVKFWYSAPEGPNEPDNWKMEDPSGENCAALGDANGNIHKWFDASCKKIKKCICEK, from the exons ATGGACACTTATGAAAATTGTGACTTCTCCAAAAGGAATAACAGTGAAAACTGTAATTCTCCAACAG ACGAAGAAACAGAGGATGATTACGAGAATACGCAGCAATGGCGTCCAAAGCCAGGACAATGCACCG TCAGATTTGACTACAAGATCATTATACTTGTTCTTGGTCTTCTCCTAATGCTGGGTGCTTTAACGTCACTCTGTGCTATAGGGATCTTGT ATCACAGAAAAGTTGTTTCCAGTGAGAAACTAAGTGAGAAGTATAAGAATGCCACAGCCACACTGATGGTGCTAGAAGACAAAGCCAATG AGACAGAACAACTGTATGAAATGCTGAAGATGAAGTATCAGGAAGTTCATGAACGTCTCTCTGCATGTAATg GATGGAAGTCACTTGGTTTAAAGTGTTATCACTTCTCCACTGAGAAACTGAACTGGACACAGAGTCGAGATTACTGTGTGGAGAAAGGAGGTCACCTGGTGATTATAACCAGCCAAACTGAACAG AATTTTGCATCTTCACAAATTGGAGAAACACACTGGATTGGCCTGAATGACTTGGAGACTGAGGGAAAGTGGATGTGGGTGAACAACCAGCCCTTAAAGGAGACGGATGTAAA GTTCTGGTATAGCGCTCCAGAGGGACCAAATGAGCCTGATAACTGGAAAATGGAGGACCCTTCTGGAGAGAACTGTGCTGCTCTGGGGGATGCAAATGGTAACATACATAAATGGTTTGATGCGTCTtgtaaaaagataaaaaagTGTATCTGTGAAAAGTGA